The Garra rufa chromosome 23, GarRuf1.0, whole genome shotgun sequence genome includes a region encoding these proteins:
- the nrarpa gene encoding notch-regulated ankyrin repeat-containing protein A: protein MSQADISTCSAPQRVFQEAVKKGNTKELHSLLQNMTNCEFNVNSFGPEGQTALHQSVIDGNLELVKLLVKFGADIRLANREGWSALHIAAFGGHQDIVLYLITKAKYSSGAR from the coding sequence ATGAGCCAGGCGGATATATCGACGTGCTCGGCGCCTCAGAGAGTCTTCCAGGAGGCGGTGAAGAAAGGCAACACGAAGGAGCTGCACTCGCTGCTGCAGAACATGACCAACTGCGAGTTTAACGTCAACTCGTTCGGCCCCGAGGGACAGACGGCGCTGCATCAGTCGGTCATCGACGGGAACCTGGAGCTGGTTAAACTGCTGGTGAAGTTCGGAGCCGATATTCGGCTGGCGAACCGGGAGGGCTGGAGCGCGTTGCACATCGCCGCGTTCGGAGGACACCAAGACATCGTGTTATACCTCATCACCAAGGCTAAGTACTCCTCCGGTGCGCGGTGA